A single genomic interval of Cucumis sativus cultivar 9930 chromosome 5, Cucumber_9930_V3, whole genome shotgun sequence harbors:
- the LOC101205106 gene encoding probable S-adenosyl-L-methionine-dependent RNA methyltransferase RSM22, mitochondrial isoform X2, with the protein MVILAFSTQMMRPLLMSPLVCLLFSLLATEFLTRFVEDYPISLQLVYWILVLGLVQVSGKKALREVWPHSIQKVNIVEPSQSMQRAGQSLIQGLKNLPLIHGYDSIQSLNKDISKSEREHDLVIASYVLGEIPSLQDRVTIVRQLWNLTKDVLVLVEPGTPQGSNIISQMRSHILWMEKRKWKKNENKKNIASKDLVTQTCGAYVVAPCPHDGKCPLEKSGKYCHFVQRLERTTTQRIYKRSKGESLRGFEDEKFSFVAFRRGQRPRDPWPLDGMRFETLKEQHAKRNPEDLEIDYEDLLKMENQVQVVPYQEVDPVSYDSDVMETEVLDDGEEEEGEEQGEPALADLGGGWGRIVFSPRRRGNHITMNICRSTKRDASEGSFDQVVVTQSQNPTLHHQARKSIWGDLWPF; encoded by the exons ATGGTGATATTGGCTTTCAGTACACAGATGATGAGACCATTGCTTATGTCGCCTCTCGTATGCCTGCTGTTTTCTCTGCTTGCTACAGAGTTCTTAACGAG GTTCGTAGAAGACTACCCGATTTCTCTCCAACTAGTGTATTGGATTTTGGTGCTGGGACTGGTTCAGGTTTCTGGTAAAAA GGCTTTGCGAGAGGTTTGGCCTCATTCTATACAGAAAGTTAATATAGTAGAACCATCGCAATCAATGCAACGTGCTGGGCAGAGTTTGATTCAAG GCCTAAAGAACTTGCCACTTATTCATGGTTATGACAGCATTCAGTCGCTTAACAAAGATATTAGTAAGTCAGAGAGAGAACATGACCTTGTCATTGCT TCTTATGTTCTCGGAGAGATACCATCATTGCAGGACAGGGTAACCATAGTACGCCAGCTTTGGAATCTTACAAAGGATGTTCTG GTTTTGGTTGAACCTGGAACACCACAAGGATCTAATATCATCTCTCAAATGCGATCTCATATACTGTGGATGGAAAAAAGA aaatggaagaaaaatgaaaacaagaaaaatatagcTTCTAAGGACTTGGTAACTCAAACGTGCGGTGCTTATGTAGTTGCTCCT TGTCCTCATGATGGAAAATGTCCATTAGAGAAATCTGGCAAGTATTGCCATTTTGTTCAGCGGTTGGAAAGGACAACTACACAACGAATTTACAAG CGTTCCAAGGGTGAATCTTTAAGAGGCTTTGAGGatgagaaattttcttttgttgcttTCAGGCGTGGACAACGTCCTCG GGACCCGTGGCCTCTCGATGGCATGAGATTTGAGACACTAAAGGAACAGCATGCCAAAAGAAATCCAGAAGATCTAGAGATTGATTATG AGGATCTATTAAAGATGGAGAATCAAGTTCAAGTTGTTCCATACCAAGAAGTGGATCCAGTTTCATATGATTCTGATGTCATGGAAACTGAAGTTCTTGATGacggtgaagaagaagagggagagGAACAAGGAGAACCAGCACTTGCTGATCTCGGTGGTGGTTGGGGCAGGATTGTATTTTCACCAAGACGAAGAGGAAATCACATAACGATGAATATTTGTCGATCGACAAAACGAGATGCCTCAGAGGGCTCGTTTGACCAAGTTGTTGTAACGCAAAGCCAGAATCCTACTCTACACCATCAAGCTCGTAAGTCAATTTGGGGTGATTTATGGCCTTTTTGA
- the LOC101205106 gene encoding methyltransferase-like protein 17, mitochondrial isoform X1, which yields MASLLQESSQKVLTPEILRSAAKQSQGCLVVPVRLRRAIKKYLRDHEVSHLKRKVLRLSQSFSGIKDVNLQLAAATSKELVEDPLKSVEQSKRWKIKSVYGDIGFQYTDDETIAYVASRMPAVFSACYRVLNEVRRRLPDFSPTSVLDFGAGTGSGFWALREVWPHSIQKVNIVEPSQSMQRAGQSLIQGLKNLPLIHGYDSIQSLNKDISKSEREHDLVIASYVLGEIPSLQDRVTIVRQLWNLTKDVLVLVEPGTPQGSNIISQMRSHILWMEKRKWKKNENKKNIASKDLVTQTCGAYVVAPCPHDGKCPLEKSGKYCHFVQRLERTTTQRIYKRSKGESLRGFEDEKFSFVAFRRGQRPRDPWPLDGMRFETLKEQHAKRNPEDLEIDYEDLLKMENQVQVVPYQEVDPVSYDSDVMETEVLDDGEEEEGEEQGEPALADLGGGWGRIVFSPRRRGNHITMNICRSTKRDASEGSFDQVVVTQSQNPTLHHQARKSIWGDLWPF from the exons ATGGCGTCTCTACTACAAGAATCATCTCAAAAAGTACTCACGCCGGAGATTCTCCGCTCCGCCGCCAAACAATCACAGGGTTGCCTCGTCGTCCCAGTCCGACTCCGCCGTGCCATCAAGAAGTACCTTCGAG ACCATGAAGTGTCTCACTTGAAGAGGAAGGTGTTGAGGCTGTCTCAATCATTCAGTGGCATCAAGGATGTTAATCTGCAGCTGGCAGCAGCCACTTCGAAGGAACTTGTTGAAGATCCTCTGAAATCCGTAGAGCAGTCCAAGCGCTGGAAGATTAAGAGCGTCTATGGTGATATTGGCTTTCAGTACACAGATGATGAGACCATTGCTTATGTCGCCTCTCGTATGCCTGCTGTTTTCTCTGCTTGCTACAGAGTTCTTAACGAG GTTCGTAGAAGACTACCCGATTTCTCTCCAACTAGTGTATTGGATTTTGGTGCTGGGACTGGTTCAGGTTTCTG GGCTTTGCGAGAGGTTTGGCCTCATTCTATACAGAAAGTTAATATAGTAGAACCATCGCAATCAATGCAACGTGCTGGGCAGAGTTTGATTCAAG GCCTAAAGAACTTGCCACTTATTCATGGTTATGACAGCATTCAGTCGCTTAACAAAGATATTAGTAAGTCAGAGAGAGAACATGACCTTGTCATTGCT TCTTATGTTCTCGGAGAGATACCATCATTGCAGGACAGGGTAACCATAGTACGCCAGCTTTGGAATCTTACAAAGGATGTTCTG GTTTTGGTTGAACCTGGAACACCACAAGGATCTAATATCATCTCTCAAATGCGATCTCATATACTGTGGATGGAAAAAAGA aaatggaagaaaaatgaaaacaagaaaaatatagcTTCTAAGGACTTGGTAACTCAAACGTGCGGTGCTTATGTAGTTGCTCCT TGTCCTCATGATGGAAAATGTCCATTAGAGAAATCTGGCAAGTATTGCCATTTTGTTCAGCGGTTGGAAAGGACAACTACACAACGAATTTACAAG CGTTCCAAGGGTGAATCTTTAAGAGGCTTTGAGGatgagaaattttcttttgttgcttTCAGGCGTGGACAACGTCCTCG GGACCCGTGGCCTCTCGATGGCATGAGATTTGAGACACTAAAGGAACAGCATGCCAAAAGAAATCCAGAAGATCTAGAGATTGATTATG AGGATCTATTAAAGATGGAGAATCAAGTTCAAGTTGTTCCATACCAAGAAGTGGATCCAGTTTCATATGATTCTGATGTCATGGAAACTGAAGTTCTTGATGacggtgaagaagaagagggagagGAACAAGGAGAACCAGCACTTGCTGATCTCGGTGGTGGTTGGGGCAGGATTGTATTTTCACCAAGACGAAGAGGAAATCACATAACGATGAATATTTGTCGATCGACAAAACGAGATGCCTCAGAGGGCTCGTTTGACCAAGTTGTTGTAACGCAAAGCCAGAATCCTACTCTACACCATCAAGCTCGTAAGTCAATTTGGGGTGATTTATGGCCTTTTTGA
- the LOC101205349 gene encoding uncharacterized protein LOC101205349, whose protein sequence is MGGAQAIKRIPRIKFPKRHLSSSGSTSKTPSSHGGDDHVFFSSLEKDASKTVGGKASLQPKRTPLSNEEIEAILLGGCI, encoded by the exons ATGGGTGGAGCTCAGGCCATCAAACGGATCCCTCGCATCAAGTTCCCTAAACGACATCTCAGCTCCTCTG GTTCTACTTCCAAGACTCCATCTAGCCATGGGGGGGATGATCATGTTTTCTTCTCGTCTTTAGAAAAAGATGCTTCCAAAACTGTTGGAGGAAAAGCCTCTCTTCAGCCTAAAAGGACACCCTTGTCCAATGAGGAGATTGAGGCTATTTTG